Proteins encoded together in one Streptomyces sp. B1I3 window:
- a CDS encoding TetR/AcrR family transcriptional regulator: MTRRQTSGVLPSGTPTGLRERKKQRTREALLHAALELFAAQGYERTTVDEIAEAVEVSQRTFFRHFANKEAAAFAVQESVEARFLTELRQRPAGEAPFEALRRAALNAWNSIAEAVEGDVTVELQMRTYRMIESTPALLAAHLRRSVDLEVQTARLIAEREGLDPETDPRPRVAVAAFSGVMRLTGQLWGRRQDGGVDALRQLTELHLDHLGPALSGNWRAA, translated from the coding sequence GTGACGCGCAGGCAGACTTCCGGGGTGCTCCCGTCCGGGACTCCGACCGGATTGCGTGAACGCAAGAAACAGCGCACGCGCGAGGCCCTGTTGCACGCCGCTCTCGAACTCTTCGCCGCCCAGGGGTACGAGCGGACCACGGTCGACGAGATCGCCGAGGCCGTCGAGGTCTCCCAGCGCACCTTCTTCCGCCACTTCGCGAACAAGGAGGCGGCCGCCTTCGCCGTCCAGGAGTCGGTGGAGGCGCGCTTCCTCACGGAGTTGCGTCAACGTCCCGCCGGCGAGGCCCCGTTCGAGGCACTGCGCCGGGCCGCGCTGAACGCCTGGAACAGCATCGCCGAGGCCGTCGAAGGGGACGTCACGGTCGAACTCCAGATGCGTACCTACCGGATGATCGAATCGACGCCCGCGCTGCTCGCCGCGCACCTGCGGCGCAGTGTCGACCTCGAGGTGCAGACCGCCCGGCTGATCGCGGAGCGTGAGGGGCTGGACCCGGAGACCGATCCGCGCCCCAGGGTGGCCGTCGCCGCGTTCTCCGGGGTGATGCGGCTGACCGGACAGCTCTGGGGCCGGCGGCAGGACGGCGGTGTCGACGCGCTCCGCCAGTTGACCGAACTCCACCTGGACCACCTCGGACCTGCGCTGTCGGGCAACTGGCGCGCCGCTTAG
- a CDS encoding MFS transporter, translated as MTSQTTVEKAPREPEDTRVPAPAKGLRGHPWLTLFAVAIGVMMVALDGTIVAIANPAIQQDLKASLADVQWITNGYMLALAVSLITAGKLGDRFGHRQTFLVGIAGFAAASAAIGLSDSVTLVIVFRVLQGLFGALLMPAALGLLRATFPAEKLNMAIGIWGMVIGASTAGGPILGGVLVEHVSWQSVFFINVPVGVIALVFGLVILRDHRAENAPKSFDIGGIMLLSQAMFCLIWSLIKGSEWGWGDPKTLGFLGAAVVLFFVFALSQKNVREPLIPLAMFRSVPLSAGVVLMVLMAFAFMGGLFFVTFYLQNVHGMSPVDSGLHLLPLTGMMIVGSPLAGAAITKFGPRVPLVGGMVSVAIAMFGMSQLTIGTGTLTMSLWFALLGLGLAPVMVGATEVIVGNAPMELSGVAGGLQQAAMQVGGSLGTAVLGAVMAAQVDAKLDDNWKAAELPPVDAAQLEQASSAIKVGMPPVAPGTPPEVAAKIAGVAHDTFVSGMSSAFMVAGIVAVVAALVAMLTKRGVNAEAGMGAGHI; from the coding sequence ATGACTAGTCAGACCACTGTCGAGAAGGCGCCGCGGGAGCCCGAAGACACCCGTGTTCCCGCACCGGCGAAAGGGCTGCGCGGCCATCCCTGGCTGACGCTGTTCGCGGTCGCCATCGGCGTGATGATGGTGGCGCTCGACGGCACGATCGTCGCGATCGCCAACCCCGCCATCCAGCAGGACCTCAAGGCCTCGCTCGCCGACGTCCAGTGGATAACCAACGGCTACATGCTGGCCCTCGCGGTCTCCCTGATCACCGCGGGAAAGCTCGGTGACCGCTTCGGCCACCGTCAGACCTTCCTGGTGGGCATCGCGGGATTCGCCGCCGCGTCGGCGGCCATCGGCCTCTCCGACAGCGTGACCCTGGTGATCGTCTTCCGCGTGCTCCAGGGCCTCTTCGGCGCCCTGCTGATGCCGGCGGCGCTCGGTCTGCTGCGCGCCACCTTCCCCGCCGAGAAGCTGAACATGGCCATCGGCATCTGGGGCATGGTGATCGGCGCGTCGACCGCGGGCGGTCCCATCCTCGGCGGCGTGCTCGTCGAGCACGTCAGCTGGCAGTCCGTCTTCTTCATCAACGTGCCGGTCGGCGTGATCGCGCTCGTCTTCGGTCTGGTGATCCTCAGGGACCACCGCGCCGAGAACGCGCCGAAGTCGTTCGACATCGGCGGGATCATGCTGCTGTCGCAGGCGATGTTCTGTCTGATCTGGTCGCTGATCAAGGGCTCCGAGTGGGGCTGGGGCGACCCCAAGACCCTCGGATTCCTCGGCGCCGCCGTGGTCCTGTTCTTCGTGTTCGCGCTCTCCCAGAAGAACGTCCGCGAGCCGCTGATCCCGCTGGCCATGTTCCGCTCCGTGCCGCTCTCGGCCGGGGTGGTCCTCATGGTGCTGATGGCGTTCGCCTTCATGGGCGGCCTGTTCTTCGTCACCTTCTACCTCCAGAACGTCCACGGCATGAGCCCGGTCGACAGCGGTCTGCACCTGCTCCCGCTCACCGGCATGATGATCGTCGGCTCGCCGCTCGCCGGCGCCGCGATCACCAAGTTCGGTCCCCGGGTCCCGCTGGTCGGCGGCATGGTGTCCGTCGCGATCGCCATGTTCGGCATGTCGCAGCTGACCATCGGCACGGGCACACTCACCATGTCGCTCTGGTTCGCGCTGCTCGGCCTCGGTCTGGCACCGGTCATGGTCGGCGCCACCGAGGTCATCGTGGGCAACGCCCCGATGGAGCTCTCCGGTGTCGCGGGCGGGCTGCAGCAGGCCGCGATGCAGGTCGGTGGCAGCCTCGGCACGGCTGTCCTGGGCGCCGTCATGGCCGCCCAGGTCGACGCGAAGCTCGACGACAACTGGAAGGCGGCGGAGCTTCCGCCGGTGGACGCGGCCCAGCTGGAACAGGCGTCCTCGGCCATCAAGGTCGGTATGCCGCCGGTGGCACCCGGTACGCCGCCGGAGGTCGCGGCGAAGATCGCGGGCGTCGCCCATGACACGTTCGTGTCGGGGATGAGCTCCGCGTTCATGGTCGCCGGAATCGTCGCGGTGGTCGCGGCCCTGGTCGCCATGCTCACCAAGCGCGGCGTGAACGCCGAGGCAGGCATGGGGGCCGGC